The stretch of DNA tattaaagttcaagaaaatactcatcatcaacaagatCCATTTTTCATACGAGATGAAATTCatatgaaaatgaaaaatgatggatttaaacaatatagtaaatcattttattatataaattctaaagatcaacaaattgaatattcagcagcaattttatcattattaaataaatatattgttgttaataaaattgtttctGTACCATTGTCATATGTTGATatttatgaaaaatttaatttgaataaacaTAATTGTGGAGAAGGATCATTTATAAATCgagtttttgaaatcaatgataaattgttaaaaaaatatgcaTAACTTCACAACTaatcaccaccactactacttaATAATACCCTTCATATAGATTATATAGACAATCTAAAAGAAGATCGTCAATATCAATAGTTCttgctttcttttcttttcttttcttttttcttgtcatCTCTTTTAGtctttttgaaatcaagTGGTTTATTGAAACTCCAGATAAACCAAAGCAATAAGACTTCAACTAAACGTAATGCCGtaaatttcaaatcctgcaattcaatcaaattacCTATTACACTTAACATTTCTCCAACGTCAAACACTCCCGTCAAATTTATATCACTATAGAAATTAGCAATGATAATCCTACCAAATATACGCCAAGAAACCAAATGTAACACGATTGATTGTAATAATGGTCTGGTAACtctattgttgttactctttttcaaattccaaTAAAGTTTCAATCCATATCCAAAACTAGCCAAATGAACTAAAGCACTAATAGTCAATTTTGTATATGCTAAAACCGTAACGACAATTTTTTCCCAATACAAAATGTAAGTAGTAACCATTGTtttatattctttattGACTAAAATCGatttatcaatgatttgataaCTTTCTGAATTCACAATGATTTCTTCGACACCTAAAGcatctttcaataattgaaatgaaataaaagtGGCTAAAATATTTATACCAACGtataatttcaacaaaaattgagGTGGATTAATTGGTAAATTAGCATATCCTGATCCAAAATAAACTGATAATGTGATATAACTTAACCAATACTTTAATACAACTTGTAGGAAACTACCATAATAATTgacaataaaataatacatGGCATCTGTAggaaatacaaaataaattgcCCATAAGATTAAATATCCACAATAATACACATTATTAGTGAGTAAAAATTggaataattgatttgaaaccGATGATAATTTCGATATACGTCTCCCCGTACGTAAAATAGGATATacataaatcaaaataaaaattactGATGCAACtataataaatgaattgatttgagTTGATACTTCAGTTAAAACATTTTCCTTCATACCTTCATTTTCCACAGTAACAAACGTGTAATAAGGTGTAAAATGAGTACGTTTTTTATCGAATGAATACATTGGAAGATAAATACAATATACCCCTGGTTCAGAAACATTGTATTTAACTATTTGGTCTTGGGTGattgttttattaaaaaaagtttCCGGGAAAGTTTTAACACCATTGACTAGttgtaaatcaaatttaaccAGTTTGGATTTCTGATCGgttttaatgaattttttattttttaaataagTATAATTagcaaaatcatcaaaattagGAAGGtttttaaatttcaaaaaatccaaatattGGAAAACAATTAATGGAATAGTAGCTTGACAAACATtatgaaaatcaaatgttAATTGAGTTTCCAGAGTTACATTATTAATAGCCACGCATGCACCATTGGACTCGTAGTTTAATATGAACCGTCTATTGGATGCTGCCAATACCAATGACAATTGGACCAATATCAAGCCTATCAATGACAGTAAATACTTcatgattgaaaaattgaagagAATAGATTGATTAAAATGAAGGaagtaaaaagaaagaaaaagtataAATGTAGTGaggtctttttttttttctccaatgaacaaataaataagtGGTTGGTGGAATGGAGTAGGGAGGGGGAGTAAGAGTAGGGAGGGGAAGCAAGAGTAGGGAGGGGAAGCAAGAGTAGGGAGTAGGGAGTAGGGAGTAGGGAGTAGGAGGAAGAGAATTTCGGCAAACTTCTATTCCAAAGTGTTTTGTGTCGACATAACTTTCAtgtcaagaaattgaagcCAACaggtaaaaaaaaaaaaataactcAACTCACgaattataataatttacaatcGCGTATCCAAAAATCCTAAAACGGTAATAAATCATGCAGCCGtatcaccaccatcatcacAATCGTCAACGTTTAAGATCtgcaaccaccaccactcATGAATGATATAgaataattaattgaaatctcatataaaaataaaagtttaACCTTGGGTTGTTTGTAAATTGTACAATTTCCAAAGAAGTTGAGAgctgtttatttttttggagtaaaaaatattaccaaaaattatcaaaaaaaaatatttaccTCATTGTGATAGTTCGGCAATGCTGAAAATAGCGTGTATTTGCTCTAGTGTGGTATATAGAAAGCTATTGTTTCGTAACATTTCtatatttttggtttattttaCACGACTGTTTACTATTTATAGAGAAGCTTATTCAAGAATACTTTTATGtagttttatatatatttttaatcaatcaTTAACAATCATTCATCATTTCATAATTAAAGtatatatttaatatttaattatatCGACTACTTAGTTTGTGTTCAGAATAGAATAGCTATTTCAAACTAATCCCCTTATAAGATTTTACTAGAGAGTTTCACCATCGTCTGAGAAAGAGATACGGAACAACAAAGCCTATAGAAATAGTCGACAGCAAGGGCATCTAGGAGGGTATTTTTATCCGAGTTTCAGTGGCGTGACAATAGTCCGATTACGAAAGAGTAGTGCCCACTGGATAGGATTGATATAGTACGTATTACCTTACACTCACCTATACACTAGGACTTCAATAGTTGTTCAGAACAGTAgataaattttaaaaaagtgTTTAAATTAAACATCTTCACCTTTCTCTGTCAAAAACACTGCAGTTGTGTATTGTCAGTTtttacatttttcaaaatcagaTAGATACGACATGGCCACTAAAAATGACACTATTAATACTTATATTAAAGATGCCCTATTATACTAATTTATAGGTTATGATCGTATATCGAACAAGATGAACAATTGTAAACTAGAGTAAAATTCATACCTATTTGTAGTCTTCGGATTGGCTAAAGCCGAGGACGAAACCCTTTGATAATCAATCTTCGTCTAGCGTGGTCTAACCGCTAGTTATGTAGCCCAGGATGATCACTTGTTTGCTGCTGACGTGGCCACAACTGATCATTWGAGTATTGACATAATGGTATCGACTGacatcaattgatttatccATAACATGCCTGTCGTAGGAAAGTTAAAGATGTAATCGtatattgaacaaaaataGTAAACAaagtaataaaaatagaGGAATAAGAGACGAATTTATAGAGTTTGGGTTTGTAAGAGTCTAGATGAGATCCGATGGATTAGTAATCTTCGTACGGCACTTGATTACTAATAACCTCATCTCATTATAGCCTTGAGATGGTCTAGACAATCACTTGCTTACTAATGGCATAGACACAACTGATTTACTCATGACAATGCCCCCTATAAGTAGATATAGCGATACGCAAACTTTATAAATTCATGtcttttttaatatttcaTATACAGTAAAGCAGTATAGTTTGTCTAGAGTTTCaactataataataatgccACTGCAAACAATCTACAAATCTTTAATGTCAAATTTGACACTGTATTGtagtttttaatttcaaatcactTAATATTGAACCTCTCATTACTATGAAAACAACCTGCCAACTATCTCCTAATCTCTGTTTACATGATCACCAAGTATTATAGAGCCTTATGCTCAGGCTTCTTACTTTCTTGACATGTCTCAATTGACACAATTTAAACTTGATACTtgactatttttttttcttttttactTTACAAAGAAATACATACTATACACACACGTACGAAAACCCTCCACTTACAAATAAAACTCCTTTATACCCTTCAAATGTCCTAAATCATCTTCAAGACCCTTTAATGCAACGTATGGTCTCTCAGAGTACCAGATCAGCCATAAAATAACCAAAGGAACATAATCCTCGACCAATTTCATTGCATCAAAATAATAGTACAAGGCCGATCCAATAATCCAGGCATAGATTCCATGATATAACAATgtctttttcatcaattgctGATTCACATGTTCACCAGTTCTGGTAAATCTATTGTAGATGACATATCCATAAACAAATGGAAGAACAGTCACACAAACCAAAAGACCAGCTCCTAAAATAACCGTAATCGAATTGAAAACAGCTGAGATAAAGctatttttcaaaaacgAGTCCTTTGGATCAAAATAAGTAAAGACATCTTGGAgtttatcatcaacaataatcGATCTCTTCAAAACAGTTTTTGTGATTTTAGAAGATGAGGCAACCGACACAAATAAAAGTGATCCCAAGATTATTCTCTTCACCCAAGAAGTATTAGATGGAGCCTTGTAGCCAAGGTTTTTGAACCCACTTCCAAAATAAACCATAATAGTGACATAAGTATCCCAACAGGTGATAATGCTACCGACAATGTTCTTGAAATAGttttcaacaaacaaataactAAATGAGGAAGGGCTATAATAACAGTACCATtccaaaatcatcatcacagaattgaaaccaaaatAAACTAccaaaagtgaaaaaattcTAGCTGAAATAGGAGAAATATTGGATAATCCAGTAATTTGATACTTGGCAACAATTCCAGCAATAATTAATCCACCAATAATAGCAGAGATAGCATGTTTATAAGCTTCATtagaaatatcaattacATCAATGTTTTCAACCAACGTGACTTTTGAATGGAATGTTGCAATGTATTCCTTGTTTTCATTGAACAGAACACAATATTGTCCTGGTTCATAAAGGTTAAGTTCTTCCTTCTCAAATCCATCAACCAAAGTTTCATAAATATTGAAAGATTGCAGTTCAACTTGGAAATCGTCATCACCTTTATCTTTATCCATATGTAAAAGTTTGGTATTTCGATGAACATTCAATGGCAATTGTTGGTGTGGTACTCCATTGGCTTCGACTTTTAATTGAGTTTTCCCATGAATCAAGTCGAGGTTGAAACATTTAATGGGTGAGTTTTCATTGAGGTCAAATGTTTCAACATTTTGAACTAATTTGGCTAAGACTAATGGGATTTGAATACCCGCTAAAAgtataattgaattgaataatctCATTGGTAACAAATGAATTATGATAGTACCTTTGCAATGTAACAGAACTcacacattttttttttcatcaatccGTGATCATGTTGACAAAGCTAGCTTTATAAATGATagcaaaacaaaacacCCCATTTCAAGGTTTATGATTGACGTGTACATCTAATTGTGAAACTTGACAGCgtatcatcatcaacaactgCAAAAAAAGGTGGTGGGTATAGATATGTTTGAGAAGGGAATGTCTGATAACATTCATTCCAAAAAATGAAacgaaacaaaaaaaagaataacaaACAACACAGTACTACTCAACATTCTCACTCACATAGCATGAAGTGTACCCCACAGTTGCTACTAACACCTATCACTTATTCTTCAAGTTGTTTGTTTCACTGCATCGTGCTATATACTCggaatcaaataaatgtCTAAAAAAATCACATTCAAAAGTAATATTTAAAGTAAAAAATCTATATGAATTCGGAATGTTCACTAAAGCTTATACTTTGCAACCGTTAACCGTAACCGTATCGGATTTGAAATACCGAACAACCAGCTATTGAACATGccatttttttctattgGAAAAGAGTTCCTTCGAGAAATTGATTGTATCTCAACCCACTAATTGGATATTTGGCAAAAATTTCATCGATTGATtgtaaatcatcatcagtcAACTCTATTAAACTTCCAAAATTTGACTCAACTCTCTTTTTAGTTGATCCAGAAGGAATTGGTAAAATTCTGGTCACTTTTTCAATGCCTCGGAAATTTCTTGCTTCCGAAACTGTAACAATCCATGATAATGCCAAAGATTCCAAAGTTGTGTTTTTAACTTCATGAGCAAACTTGTATAATTCCTTTAAAGCGGGCAAGTTTTTGTTAAAAGTGTCTGGTTGAAATTTGTCCAAATGATGTCTAATATCACCTTGTGGGATTGATGCCAAAAATGTATCTGAATTCTCAACTGCATAATCTGTTAAAAGACCACGACACAATGGTGAATAAGCAATGAGTGGCAAGTTGTGCTTTGACAATTCTTCCAATATACCAGTGGTAATAACTTCTTGTGAAAACAATGACAATTCTAATTCAACACATGATATTGGAAATACTTTCAAAGCAGCCTGAATGGATTCTTTACCAACTTCAGATAAAGAAATACCATCAATCACACCCAGTTTCACATATTCACTGATATAACCAATAGTTTCTCCATAGGGAACAGAAGGATCAACTCTGGCCAtctcaaataataattttggtctgttttgtttttgtttagGGAAAAATGATAcaatgttttcaattgattttgaaacaaactCTTTGGTACCATTTGGTTTTAATGTTTCATTATCAGCACCTCCTTTAATagatataatcaattgtttattttcttcaggatcattttcttctaaaaattgttttaataatttcaaattagcAAAATCTGGACCATAAAATTCACCACCATTGATCAATTTAGTTCCAAATTTTGGATGTGATGTCACAAATTTCAAGGTATCAATGGATTGTTGTGCTGGTGGTGGCGTTGGTGTCCAAGTCATGGACATTGTCCCAAATCCAAACTTTCCCGATATTTCGACAGGTTTAAAAGACATTTGTTGTGTGGGTGgttaatttgaaaaaaaaaaaaattgaattaccTTTTGTAAATGGTCGGGAAAATTTGAGATTTGTACCAGGTTTATATAGATACTAATTTCATTCAACCTAAAAATCAGGAATCCTTTGAATGTATGaacaaattcattatcagCCATTAAAAATACTCCCCCAATTAGGGGGAATTTGTCGGGAATTCTTGCTCATTTTCAACGTCATACTAAATTTAGCATATTTCCGATTCGGATACTCGCCAAATCTGGCCTAATATCCGTACATAAGAGATTTTGAACAACTAACTCAGTCATCAAAGCCAATCTCCGTATTTTTAGTCTTATGATTAACCCGTTAGTAGAGAACTAGAGGGGTGCCATACATCCtgacaatttgaaatttaagTCTCTTCTTAAAACCTCATCGGATATTCTGCTTATAggctttctttttcttttaaactCTTGATCCTGCCAATATCAATGTATTCAATGGTTCGAAGAGCTATTATATTACATCAGATAGGTTACGTTTAAACTAAATCAATACATCATTCCTTGattattcttatttttgggttataaaaaaaatttctatATACAATTCAAAACAACGGtcttttcaattaaaaacaaaacactTGGTCTTTTTCAAACCCAGCGTCTTTAGTCATTTCATTGatatattcaacaaatgcTGGTGGACcacaaataaatatttttgaatcaGAAGTTGGTGAAGgcaaaaattcaaacagttttttatcaacaaatttacCTGTAACATATTTAATTTCCAATCCTGGATATTTTTGTGCCATATTATCCAATTcatctttcaataatatatCCCTTTCGGTGTTATTagcaaataataatttgatctTAGTATCATCTTCAAGATTAGTGATAATAGCAGTAATGACTTGTAACATTGGGGTAATACCAGTGCCTCCTGCAACTAAAGCCAATTCTTTAGCCAGATTTGGTACATATTGTAATTTTCCAAATGGTCCTCTAAATTGAACTGTTTGTCCAACTTGAAGATTagccaatttttttgtaacGACACCATGTTCATAATGCTTAACCAAAATATCGAAAAACCctttatcaaattgattagAAATCGGAGTGTAAAATCTGACTTCATCTTTACCATCAACATTAAAACAACAAGCTAAAGAATGTCCAGTAGGAATGTCTAACACTTCATCTTCTCTTCTTAATTTGAAACGATAAATCGATGTCATGGGGGCAATTAATGTCTTATCCAACAACTCAAATTCTTGCCATTTAACTTGATGCATAGAAGAAGCACGTTTCAAAGCACCATAATATTGTATAGACACTATGACAACAATGAATCCGATTGAATATGGCATATATTCCCAACCAAAAATCCAGGtaccaaataaaattaacCCTATTGGAATATATATACCATGAATTGGTTGTTTGAGTAATTCTCTTTTATCCTCcattttcaatgaaataCAAACAGACTAGAATGTAACGATTGACAGTAATGAATTCGGTTTGAACAAAAGTAGGGATGCACAAatgtattgaaaaaaaaaaataaaataaaaaaatttaggaaggggaaaaaagaaaaaaaaagaattgaaaatgaaacggtttacaaataaataaatcgCTCGGTTGGCGAAGAAATCTCCATCTTTAGAAATAACAAGCGATTTTGCATCATGTTTTGTAATTactttcaaaaacaaagtgccatattgaaatataaaagaaaattgaatatatataaactaAAGATATATTTCCCTCCTCTTAACCATTTGACACACCAAGAGAGTCAATTCCAAAagtaaaaattaaaaatcgGGCTTGGGAGTTCGGGTATATAtggtatatatatataagaaTTAGAGAACAGGTATagtaaataataaaaatgattatgtagaaaaaaaaaagaatagaaatcagaaaaaattataatgaaAAACCCAGACCTTtgtaattaaaaaaatttaaacatTAGCAACAAAGTAAGAACACGATCAACCATACTACCtaatattcttcttcttcttcaggGAAAGAATCAGTACCAACTTCAATATAATCTCTCTCTAAAGCAGCCAAGTCTTCTCTAGCTTCAGTGAATTCACCTTCTTCCATACCTTCACCAACGTACCAGTGAACAAAGGCTCTCTTAGAGTACATCAAGTCGAATTTTCTGTCAATTCTTCTCCAAGCTTCAGCAATGGCAGTAGTGTTAGACAACATACAAACAGCTCTAGAAGCACTGGCCAATTCAGATCCCTTAATGGCAGTTGGTGGTTGGTAACAGATACCAATCTTGAAACCAGTTGGACACCAATCGACTAATTGAACAGTCTTTTTAGATTTAACTTGAGCAACAGCATTTTGAACGTCTCTAGTAACAACATCACCACGGTATAACAAACAGGTGGCCATGTATTTACCAGTTCTTGGGTCACATTTGACCATTTGGTTACCTGGTTCAAAACAAGATTGAGTAATTTCAGAAACAGAGTTGGCTTCATGGGTAGCTCTACTCTTGGAGAAAACTGGAGCATAACTGACCAATGGGAAATGGATTCTTGGGTATGGAACCAAGTTAGTTTGGaattcattcaaatcaacattCAAGGAACCGTCAAATCTCAAAGAGGCGGTAACGGATGACACAACTTGAGCAATCAAGTTGTTCAATGAACTAAAATTTGGTCTGGCAATATCCAAGTTTCTTCTACACATATCGTAGATGGCTTCATTATCAACCATAAAAGTACAATCGGCGTGTTCCAAAGTGGTGTGGGTAGTCAACACAGTATTATATGGTTCAACAACTGAAGTGGACACTTGTGGAGCTGGGTAAACAGCAAATTccaatttggattttttaCCGTAAT from Candida albicans SC5314 chromosome R, complete sequence encodes:
- a CDS encoding uncharacterized protein (Protein of unknown function; Hap43-induced; transcript induced early in infection of reconstituted human epithelium, while expression of the C. dubliniensis ortholog is not upregulated; mutants are viable; rat catheter biofilm repressed) — its product is MKYLSSLIGLILVQLSLVLAASNRRFILNYESNGACVAINNVTSETQLTFDFHNVCQATIPLIVFQYLDFLKFKNLPNFDDFANYTYLKNKKFIKTDQKSKSVKFDLQLVNGVKTFPETFFNKTITQDQIVKYNVSEPGVYCIYLPMYSFDKKRTHFTPYYTFVTVENEGMKENVLTEVSTQINSFIIVASVIFILIYVYPILRTGRRISKLSSVSNQLFQFLLTNNVYYCGYLILWAIYFVFPTDAMYYFIVNYYGSFLQVVLKYWLSYITLSVYFGSGYANLPINPPQFLLKLYVGINILATFISFQLLKDALGVEEIIVNSESYQIIDKSILVNKEYKTMVTTYILYWEKIVVTVLAYTKLTISALVHLASFGYGLKLYWNLKKSNNNRVTRPLLQSIVLHLVSWRIFGRIIIANFYSDINLTGVFDVGEMLSVIGNLIELQDLKFTALRLVEVLLLWFIWSFNKPLDFKKTKRDDKKKEKKRKESKNY
- a CDS encoding uncharacterized protein (Ortholog of C. dubliniensis CD36 : Cd36_34510, Candida tropicalis MYA-3404 : CTRG_05938 and Candida albicans WO-1 : CAWG_02183), encoding MRLFNSIILLAGIQIPLVLAKLVQNVETFDLNENSPIKCFNLDLIHGKTQLKVEANGVPHQQLPLNVHRNTKLLHMDKDKGDDDFQVESQSFNIYETLVDGFEKEELNLYEPGQYCVSFNENKEYIATFHSKVTLVENIDVIDISNEAYKHAISAIIGGLIIAGIVAKYQITGLSNISPISARIFSLLVVYFGFNSVMMILEWYCYYSPSSFSYLFVENYFKNIVGSIITCWDTYVTIMVYFGSGFKNLGYKAPSNTSWVKRIILGSLLFVSVASSSKITKTVLKRSIIVDDKLQDVFTYFDPKDSFLKNSFISAVFNSITVILGAGLLVCVTVLPFVYGYVIYNRFTRTGEHVNQQLMKKTLLYHGIYAWIIGSALYYYFDAMKLVEDYVPLVILWSIWYSERPYVALKGLEDDLGHLKGIKEFYL
- a CDS encoding pyridoxine 4-dehydrogenase (Aldo-keto reductase; increased transcript associated with MDR1 overexpression, benomyl or long-term fluconazole treatment; overexpression does not affect drug or oxidative stress sensitivity; stationary phase enriched; flow biofim repressed) yields the protein MSFKPVEISGKFGFGTMSMTWTPTPPPAQQSIDTLKFVTSHPKFGTKLINGGEFYGPDFANLKLLKQFLEENDPEENKQLIISIKGGADNETLKPNGTKEFVSKSIENIVSFFPKQKQNRPKLLFEMARVDPSVPYGETIGYISEYVKSGVIDGISLSEVGKESIQAALKVFPISCVELELSLFSQEVITTGILEELSKHNLPLIAYSPLCRGLLTDYAVENSDTFLASIPQGDIRHHLDKFQPDTFNKNLPALKELYKFAHEVKNTTLESLALSWIVTVSEARNFRGIEKVTRILPIPSGSTKKRVESNFGSLIELTDDDLQSIDEIFAKYPISGLRYNQFLEGTLFQ
- a CDS encoding cytochrome-b5 reductase (Putative oxidoreductase; similar to S. cerevisiae Pga3p; possible Kex2p substrate), with the translated sequence MEDKRELLKQPIHGIYIPIGLILFGTWIFGWEYMPYSIGFIVVIVSIQYYGALKRASSMHQVKWQEFELLDKTLIAPMTSIYRFKLRREDEVLDIPTGHSLACCFNVDGKDEVRFYTPISNQFDKGFFDILVKHYEHGVVTKKLANLQVGQTVQFRGPFGKLQYVPNSAKELALVAGGTGITPMLQVITAIITNLEDDTKIKLLFANNTERDILLKDELDNMAQKYPGLEIKYVTGKFVDKKSFEFLPSPTSDSKIFICGPPAFVEYINEMTKDAGFEKDQVFCF
- the TUB1 gene encoding alpha-tubulin (Alpha-tubulin; gene has intron; complements cold-sensitivity of S. cerevisiae tub1 mutant; C. albicans has single alpha-tubulin gene, whereas S. cerevisiae has two (TUB1, TUB3); farnesol-upregulated in biofilm; sumoylation target), translating into MREVISINVGQAGCQIGNACWELYSQEHGIRPDGYLQEGLDRPKGGEEGFSTFFSETGSGKYVPRALYVDLEPNVIDEVRTGVYKDLFHPEQLIAGKEDAANNYARGHYTVGREILDDILDRVRRMSDQCDGLQGFLFTHSLGGGTGSGLGSLLLEQLSLDYGKKSKLEFAVYPAPQVSTSVVEPYNTVLTTHTTLEHADCTFMVDNEAIYDMCRRNLDIARPNFSSLNNLIAQVVSSVTASLRFDGSLNVDLNEFQTNLVPYPRIHFPLVSYAPVFSKSRATHEANSVSEITQSCFEPGNQMVKCDPRTGKYMATCLLYRGDVVTRDVQNAVAQVKSKKTVQLVDWCPTGFKIGICYQPPTAIKGSELASASRAVCMLSNTTAIAEAWRRIDRKFDLMYSKRAFVHWYVGEGMEEGEFTEAREDLAALERDYIEVGTDSFPEEEEEY